The sequence below is a genomic window from Mycobacteroides abscessus ATCC 19977.
GTGCAGTTGGTGATCGCCAACAGCGATATGACCGGGACGTTCGGTGCGGTGGCCAGTATGTGGCTGGGCACTCACTTGGTACCGATCTCCATCGGTGGTCGCGTCATCGAGGTACTGCCGCTCCTGCCCACGGCGGCGATGGTGTGGGGTGTCGCCCGGACGGTGGCCTCGGCCCTCGCCCCGACCACGTCCTGGTACGTGATCCGGTGGGTGATCGCTTCGGCGCTGGCAGGCCCGCTGCTCATGACGGCCATATCGCTGGCGATCATCCATGACGCGTCGACGGTGCTGACGCAGCTGCAATCACCGAACGCTCTGCGCGCCTTCGGCTGCGTATTGGGTGTGCATGCGGTAGGTGCGGTCATCGGCGTCGTGACGCGAGTCGGCAGGCGGATCGCGCTCGTTCTGCAGCTGCCGTCGTGGCCGATGGATGCCGCCCGTGGTGCCGTCGCCGGCGTGCTGGCGCTGTTCGGGCTCTCCGGGGCCGTCACGGCCGGCTCGCTGGTGGTCCACTGGGCGACGATGGATCAGCTGTACTCGGTTACCAACGATTTTGTCGGTCAGCTCAGCTTGACCCTGTTGGCGATCCTGTACGCCCCCAATGTGATTCTCGGCTCCTGCGCACTGGCTGTGGGCTCCAGCGCGCACGTGGGGACCGCGACCTTCAGCGCTTTCGCGGTGTTCGGGGGGCAGCTGCCGGCGGTACCCATTCTGGCGGCGGTCCCCACCCCGCCGCTGGGGCCGGCCTGGGTCGCGCTGATGATCATCGGTGCGGTATCCGGGGTGGCCGTCGGTCAACAGTGCGCGCGCCATCCGGTGCCGTGGCCCACCGCGATCCACAAAGTGGTGACGGCGGCCCTGCTGGCCGCCACCTTCCTGGCGATCGTCGGCAAGCTGGCCGGCGGACAGCTCGGGAACTTCGGGCGTCTGGGTATCGACCAGGGCACCTTTGGCCCCGGGGTGTTCTTCTGGTTCCTGGTCATCGGCTTGCTGACGGTGTTCATGCTGGGTGGGGCGACCCGCCTGCCCGCCAGGACGCGGCGCGATCCGGAACCCGCACCCGAGCCCGAGATGGATCCGGAACCCGCACCCGCACCCGAGCCGGATCCGGAACCCGCACCTGAACCTGAACCACAGCGCGAGCCGGAACCCGAATCAGAACCCGAAGCCGACACGGATGAGGGTCCCGAGATCGACCCCAGCGACCCTCCGGAATCGGCCAAGTGACCAGCCCGGCTACGCTCAGCGGCGTGTCGGTGCCCAGTCAGTCAGTCGAGATCGCGCCATCTGCTCCCGCGCGGGTCGTGGTCTTGGCCTCCGGTACCGGTACCCTGCTGCGTTCCCTGCTGGACGCGGCCACCGGCGATTTTCCCGCGCGCATCGTCGCGGTGGGCACCGACCGACCGTGTCCCGCCCTCGATATCGCTGCCGACGCACAGCTCCCCAGCTACATGGTGCGACTCGGCGATTACGACTCCCGCGAACAATGGGACGCGGCGATCGCCGAGGCCACCGCGGTGCACCGCCCCGACCTCGTGGTGTCCGCCGGGTTTATGAAGATTCTTGGACCGCAGTTCCTTTCGCAGTTCTTGGGCCGCGTGATCAATACCCACCCTGCGCTGCTGCCGTCCTTTCCCGGCGCGCACGCCGTGCCCGAGGCCTTGGCGCATGGCGTCAAGATCACCGGCTGCACCGTGCATCTGGTCGACGCGGGGATGGACACCGGGCCGATCCTTGCCCAGCAGGCCGTCCCGGTAGACCGGGACGACGACGAGGCGAGTCTGCATGAACGCATCAAGGTAGTGGAACGGACCCTGCTGGTAGATGTGCTGGCCGCGGTGGCCACCAAAGGTTTGACATGGAACGGAAGAAGGGCCTCCATCAAGTGAGTACGCAGCGACCCGTACGTCGGGCATTGATCAGCGTTTACGACAAGACCGGGCTGGAGGAGCTCGCCAGCGGTCTCCATGCGGCCGGTGTGGAGCTGGTATCCACCGGATCCACGGCGAAGACCATTGCGGCTGCGTCAATTCCAGTGACGCCTGTGGAGGATGTCACGGGTTTTCCGGAGGTGCTGGACGGCCGGGTGAAGACTCTGCACCCGCATGTGCACGCCGGCGTGCTGGCCGACACCCGCCGCGAAGAGCACCTCACCCAGCTCGAAGAGCTAGGGGTGCAGGGCTTCGAGCTGGTGGTGGTCAACCTGTATCCGTTCGCGGCCACGGTGGCCTCGGGCGCCTCGGAAGACGAATGCGTCGAGCAGATAGATATCGGCGGACCTTCGATGGTGCGCGCCGCGGCCAAGAACCACCCGAGCGTCGCGGTTGTCGTCGATCCGGCCGCGTACGGCGAGGTGCTGGCCGCGGTCACCGCCGGAGGCTTCACCCTGGAGGCGCGGAAGGTTTTGGCTGCCAAGGCGTTCCGGCACACCGCAGAATACGATGTGGCGGTCGCGGGGTGGCTCTCCGGTGTGGCAGAGCCCGGGGACGCCGAGCTGCCCTCATGGATCGGCGGCACGTGGAACCGTTCGGCGGTGCTGCGCTATGGAGAGAACCCGCACCAGCAGGCGGCCCTGTATATCGGTGCCGCCGGGCAGGGCCTTGCTCAGGCCGAGCAGCTGCACGGAAAAGAGATGTCGTACAACAACTACACCGACGCCGACGCCGCGTGGCGTGCCGCATGGGATCAGGACAAGGCATGCGCGGCGATCATCAAGCACGCCAACCCATGTGGTATCGCGGTGTCGGACATCTCGATTGCCGATGCGCACCTCAAGGCGCACGAATGCGATCCATTGAGTGCGTTCGGCGGCGTGATCGCCGTCAACCGTGAGGTGAGTGTGGAGATGGCCGAGCGGGTGGCCGACATCTTCACCGAGGTGATCGTGGCCCCGGGGTACGCCGATGGCGCCGTCGAGGTGCTGAGCCGCAAGAAGAACGTGCGGCTGCTGCGTGCCGCACAACCCGAGTCGGGCAGCACCGAGTGGCGCCAGATCAGCGGTGGCCTGCTGGTCCAGGAGCGCGATGCGCTGGATGCGGAGGGCGACGATCCGGCCAACTGGACGTTGGTGGCCGGAGCCGCTGCCGATGCGGACACTCTGGCGGATTTGGTTTTCGCGTGGAAGGTGGGGCGGGCCGTCAAGTCGAACGCGATTGTCATCGCCTCGGGCGGTGCCACCATCGGTGTGGGCATGGGACAGGTCAACCGGGTTGATGCCGCGCGGCTCGCGGTTTCGCGTGGCGGAGACCGGGTCAGCGGTGCCGTCGCTGCCTCGGATGCGTTCTTCCCCTTCCCCGACGGCCTGGAGGTACTGAGCCAGGCCGGTGTGCGCGCGGTTGTTCATCCGGGCGGTTCGATGCGCGATGAGTTGGTAACCGACGCCGCCAAGGCGGCGGGTATCACCCTCTACACCACCGGAGCACGCCACTTCGCCCACTAAGGCGCATCACGAGGGAGAGCCG
It includes:
- a CDS encoding DUF6350 family protein, yielding MNQPSRANPAQARALLTVAFGPSAVALVIIAAIVLVQLVIANSDMTGTFGAVASMWLGTHLVPISIGGRVIEVLPLLPTAAMVWGVARTVASALAPTTSWYVIRWVIASALAGPLLMTAISLAIIHDASTVLTQLQSPNALRAFGCVLGVHAVGAVIGVVTRVGRRIALVLQLPSWPMDAARGAVAGVLALFGLSGAVTAGSLVVHWATMDQLYSVTNDFVGQLSLTLLAILYAPNVILGSCALAVGSSAHVGTATFSAFAVFGGQLPAVPILAAVPTPPLGPAWVALMIIGAVSGVAVGQQCARHPVPWPTAIHKVVTAALLAATFLAIVGKLAGGQLGNFGRLGIDQGTFGPGVFFWFLVIGLLTVFMLGGATRLPARTRRDPEPAPEPEMDPEPAPAPEPDPEPAPEPEPQREPEPESEPEADTDEGPEIDPSDPPESAK
- the purH gene encoding bifunctional phosphoribosylaminoimidazolecarboxamide formyltransferase/IMP cyclohydrolase encodes the protein MERKKGLHQVSTQRPVRRALISVYDKTGLEELASGLHAAGVELVSTGSTAKTIAAASIPVTPVEDVTGFPEVLDGRVKTLHPHVHAGVLADTRREEHLTQLEELGVQGFELVVVNLYPFAATVASGASEDECVEQIDIGGPSMVRAAAKNHPSVAVVVDPAAYGEVLAAVTAGGFTLEARKVLAAKAFRHTAEYDVAVAGWLSGVAEPGDAELPSWIGGTWNRSAVLRYGENPHQQAALYIGAAGQGLAQAEQLHGKEMSYNNYTDADAAWRAAWDQDKACAAIIKHANPCGIAVSDISIADAHLKAHECDPLSAFGGVIAVNREVSVEMAERVADIFTEVIVAPGYADGAVEVLSRKKNVRLLRAAQPESGSTEWRQISGGLLVQERDALDAEGDDPANWTLVAGAAADADTLADLVFAWKVGRAVKSNAIVIASGGATIGVGMGQVNRVDAARLAVSRGGDRVSGAVAASDAFFPFPDGLEVLSQAGVRAVVHPGGSMRDELVTDAAKAAGITLYTTGARHFAH
- the purN gene encoding phosphoribosylglycinamide formyltransferase; this encodes MTSPATLSGVSVPSQSVEIAPSAPARVVVLASGTGTLLRSLLDAATGDFPARIVAVGTDRPCPALDIAADAQLPSYMVRLGDYDSREQWDAAIAEATAVHRPDLVVSAGFMKILGPQFLSQFLGRVINTHPALLPSFPGAHAVPEALAHGVKITGCTVHLVDAGMDTGPILAQQAVPVDRDDDEASLHERIKVVERTLLVDVLAAVATKGLTWNGRRASIK